Genomic DNA from Arthrobacter sp. B1I2:
CAGGGGTACGGAATTCCGCAAGATCAGTGGACTCGGCAGCTTGTCCGGGATGGTCATTGACGATTATCAGCTGGGACTCCTCGCGCCGCTCATTGCCGCCCATCTGGGAGTGACTGTCCTATAACGGATGCGCACCGGGAGCCTTGCCGTGTACCATTTACAGAACGAACGGTCGGTAAGTGGAGGATTCCGCTGTGCCGGCCGGCCGATGACAGTGCTGTTAATCGCGTGAAGGGTGTTTCCATGGCTGCAACCGCAGGTCCGCAGGCTTTCCTTGTTGGCGGGGTCCGAACGCCCGTGGGCAGGTACGGAGGCGCGTTGTCCTCCGTGCGGCCTGACGACCTTGCGGCCCTGGTGGTCCGCGAAGCCGTGGAACGCGCCGGTCTGGATCCCGAGAGCATCGATGAAGTAATCCTTGGCAACGCGAACGGCGCGGGGGAGGAGAACCGGAACGTGGCCCGGATGGCCACCCTGCTGGCGGGGTTGCCGCTGCACATTCCCGGGATCACGGTCAACCGGCTCTGCGCCTCCGGCCTGAGTGCCATCATCCAGGCCAGCCACATGATCAAGGCCGGCGCCGCAGACATTGTTATCGCCGGCGGCGTTGAATCGATGAGCCGCGCGCCCTGGGTGCAGGAGAAGCCCACCGCCGCATTCGCCAAGCCGGGCCAGATCTTCGACACCTCGATCGGCTGGCGCTTCACTAACCCGCAGTTCCAGCACGGCGGCCTGTCACGGGACGGGAAAATGACCTACTCCATGCCGGAAACGGCCGAGGAAGTGGCCAGGGTGGACGGCATCTCCCGCGAGGACGCTGATGCGTTCGCCGTCCGCTCCCACCAGCTGGCCCTGGATGCCATCGAAGCCGGCCGCTTCAAGGATGAGATCGTTCCGGTGACCGTCAAGTCCCGCAAGTCCGAGACCGTGGTGGACACCGACGAAGGCCCCCGCCCCGGTACCAGCCTGGACGTCCTCGCCGGCTTGAAGCCAGTGGCGCACGGCGGATCGGTGGTCACGGCCGGGAACTCCTCGTCCCTCAACGATGGCGCATCGGCCATCATCGTGGCCTCGGAAGCAGCCCTCGAGCGGCTGGGCCTGACACCCCGGGCCCGCATCATCGACGGCGCCTCTGCCGGCTGTGAACCGGAGATCATGGGCATCGGACCCGTCCCGGCCACCCAGAAGGTACTCAAGCGGAGCGGCCTCAGTGTCGGTGACCTTGCCGCCGTCGAACTTAACGAAGCCTTTGCCACGCAATCCCTGGCCTGCATCCGGCGCCTGGGACTGGAACCGGAGATCGTGAACCGCGACGGCGGTGCCATCGCCCTGGGACATCCGCTCGGGTCCAGCGGCTCACGGCTTGCCATCACCCTCCTGGGCCGGATGGAACGCGAAGGCGCCAGGATCGGCCTCGCCACCATGTGCGTGGGCGTCGGCCAGGGCACCGCCATGCTGCTGGAGAAGATCTGATGGGGGCTGCCGTGGACCTGGCGTCAGAGGACTTCACCGCGCTGCTGGTGGAAGAGCGGGACGACCGCGTGGTGGTGCTGCTCAACCGGCCCGAAGTGAAGAACGCGATTGACCAGCAGATGGTGGATGAACTCCATACCGTTTGCGCTGCGCTGGAGCAGAACCCCCGAGTGCTGATCATCGCGGGCGTGGATGGAGTCTTCGCCTCCGGCGCCGACATCGCCCAGCTGCGTGAACGGCGCCGGGACAACGCCCTGCAGGGAATCAACTCCACCATCTTCGTCCGGATCGCCAGGCTGCCGATGCCCGTCATCGCCGCACTGGACGGTTACTGCCTGGGCGGCGGCGCCGAACTCGCCTACGCCGCGGACTTCCGGATCGGCACACCCAATGTGCGCATCGGCAACCCGGAAACGGGACTGGGAATCCTGGCCGCTGCCGGTGCCAGCTGGCGGCTGAAGGAACTGGTGGGCGAACCGCTGGCCAAACAAATCCTCCTCGCCGGACTGGTCCTCGGAGCCGGGGAAGCCCGCGCTGCCAACCTCATCACGGAAATCCACGACCCGGCCGACCTCCTGGACGCAGCCCACAGCCTGGCCGACAGGATTGGACGCCAGGAACCGCTGGCCGTCCGCATCACCAAGTCCGTATTTCACGCCCCTGCGGAAGCGCATCCGCTGATCGACCAGCTGGCCCAGGGCATCCTCTTCGAATCCCAGGCCAAGTTCGACCGGATGCAGGCCTTCCTGGACCGCAACGCGGCTAAAAAGGCCCAAGCCGCCTCCGCCAACCCAGCCGACGGAAAGTAGACCATGACCAACCATGAAGTTCCCGCCAGCCTTCCCGCCGGCCTTCCTCCTTATGTCGGAGTGCTGGGAGGCGGCCGCATGGGTGCCGGCATCGCCCACGCCTTCCTGATCAAGGGTGCCAACGTGCTGGTGGTGGAGCGCGACGACGTCTCCGCCGAAGCCGCGCGCGAAAGGGTGGAATCTGCCGCCGCGAAGAGCATTGAACGGGGCGCCACGGACGCCAACCTGGATGAGCTGGTTTCCCGCCTTGACGTGACGGTGGACTACGACGACTTCAAGGACCGCCAATTGGTGGTGGAAGCGGTCCCTGAAGACTGGGACCTCAAAGTGACCGCCCTGAGGGGGATCGAGGAACGGCTGACAGGGGATGCCTTCATCGCGTCCAACACGTCGTCGCTGTCCGTCAACGGCCTGGCCCGCGAGCTGAAGCGGCCGGAGAACTTCCTGGGCCTGCACTTTTTCAATCCAGTGCCCGCCTCCACCCTCATCGAAGTGGTGCTGGGGGAGCGCACGTCTCCCGAACTTGCCGCCGCGGCAAAATCCTGGGTGGAGGCACTCGGGAAGACCGCCGTCGTCGTCAATGATGCCCCCGGGTTCGCGTCCTCACGCCTTGGCGTGGCCATCGCGCTTGAGGCCATGCGGATGGTGGAGGAAGGCGTGGCCTCGGCAGGGGATATCGACGCCGCCATGGTCCTGGGCTACAAACACCCCACCGGGCCGCTGAAAACCACGGACATCGTGGGCCTTGACGTCCGCCTGGGGATTGCCGAATACCTGCACTCCACCCTTGGCGAGCGGTTCGCGCCGCCGCAGATCCTCAGGGACAAGGTGGCCCGCGGGGAACTGGGACGCAAAACGGGCAAGGGCTTTTTCGACTGGCCCAGCTAGGAGCTGTTTTAGTCTAAAAAGCCCACAATGTAGCCGATGAAGTACAGGAGGCACAGCAGGACCACGACGCCGATGATGGCGATCCACAGGAACTGTGTGCCCTTCCTGGTGCCATGCTCGTCATGACCCTGCGTGGTGCTGGTGGAGGCTTCGCCCGGCGGAGTTTCCCCGGGCGGCACTCCGCCGCCTGGCTCCAAACCAGTGAGCTTGTCCTCTTCCGGATCCGGATTCTGGCCTGACATGTTGACTCCCTCGCTCGACGTCGTGGTGCTTCCCCAGCGTAACCCGGCACGTGCGCGGCCTAGGCTGGGGGAGTGACCTTCCTTGAACCCCTTACCCTGACCGGCCGCTGCGTAATCCTGGAACCGCTCGCGGAGGAGCACCATGACGGCCTTGTGGATGCGGCCAGTGACGGCGAGCTCTGGAAGCTTTGGTACACCTCTGTCCCGGCTCCGGACGCCATGGCGGGGGAGATCCGGCGGCGGCTGTCCCTGCAGGAGCAGGGATCCATGCTCCCGTTCACCACCCGGCTGATCGACGCCGCCACCGGCGGGCCCGGGCGCATCATCGGCATGACCACCTACATGAACATCGATGCCGCCACGCCGCGCGTGGAGATCGGCTCCACCTGGAACGCGGCATCCGTGCAGGGGACCGGCACCAATCCGGACTCCAAGCTCCTGCTGCTCCGGCACGCCTTCGAGGTAATCGGCTGCCCGGCCGTGGAGTTCCGCACCCACTGGCTGAACCACCAGTCGCGGGAGGCCATCGCACGGCTCGGCGCCAAGCAGGACGGCGTGCTTCGCAGCCATTCAAGGACCAGCGACGGGAACCTGCGGGACACCGTGGTGTTCTCCATCCTGGACCACGAATGGCCCGCGGTCCGCGCCGGGCTCGAATACCGGCTGGACCGGCGCGGATAGGGCAGAGTGGCTAAGACCGCACGAGTTGGCCGAGCTTCACCGATGCGAGCAAGGCGGAGGCATATGCGCGGTGCCCGTCTTCGTTGGGGTGGAAGCTTCGAGGATCAAGCTGCACCGTGCCAGTCGCATTGACATAAGCGGCGAAGAAGATCCAAGGATCTCCAGAATTGACCTCGTGCCCGGCGAACCTATTTGTCACGTCGACGTACACGGCGTTGGTGCCATATTTGTTATTTGCGAAGCTCACGGCATCCTCAATCGCTCCGTTGATGGCGATAGTTCCGAAATTAATTAGCTTCTGACTCGCCAGGGGGATGGGGAGGGTAACGGCCGGGTCGGTTGTATCGAAGAGCAATGGGTAACCCAATACGACAATCTTCGCATCCGGTGCGGCTGCTTGGATCGCCTTATATGTTCCAGCTAGCGCCAAAGTGAGCGCGTGAAGGCTCGCCTCTGAGGTCGCCGCGCGGACGGCGTTTTCACAATCCGTTGGGCTCAGTGTTGCGCAGATCCCGATTATTTGTGCAAACCCCAGATCGTTTGCGCCTGCGGTAATGCTCACCAGCTCGGCATCCGAAAGCGCGGCCAGCGTCTTAGGGTCGCTGAGTTGCGCGGCCACACTCGTTGGCCCACCTGCGAGCTCCGCACCGCTACAAGCCGCGTTCACGAGCAGGTCCACCCGACCAGTCTTTCCCACCATGTCCACGTACCCGCCGGAAGTCTGGATGCAAGTCTCGGTAGCGTCATAGGGGCCGGCACCAATGCCCGCCGTATATGAGTCGCCCAAGGCGACGTAGTCAACGTCGCGCGCCTGCGGTGCTGCTTCTGCTGGTATCGCGGCCGCGCCCAGCGCTATTGCCAGGCTGGCGAGGCCGGCCGCGAAAGCCGGGATTCGGCGTCGTAATGCAGCAATTCCCATTGGTGTCCCCTTTGAACATCAGTCACACGAAGTAGCTAGTGTCGCAAGAGTATTGCCCAGCAGGTTGAGGCTATGAGGCCTTTGTACCCTTCCCGGCCGTATGCTTTTGTGACGTGCAGCATTCAGGAGCGTGTGGTTAGCTGTGCGGATGAACAATCGGGGCAGATCCATGGACTGGGATGGCGCTGTCAACGCGTGGCACGTTTCCGGCGGCATCTACCGGATGGGACGTCGTGAGTGGCTGACCGAGGCAGGGTGGAAGCAGGCGTTCGACGACGGCGTCCGCACCGTCATTGATCTCCGTAACGCTGCGGAGGGCCAGCGCCGGGACACCGACCCCGTAGTGCCGGCCGCGGCCCGGGCCGGCATCGACGTGGTGCAGGCACCCACAGAGGAGCCGGATGATCCACGCTTCACTGAAGTTACAGGCCCCTACCTGAACGATCCTGCCCACTACGGCGAGAACGCCCGGCTCTTCCCCGAAAAGCTGGTGGGCGTCTTCCGGAGCATCGCCGTGGCCGCTCCGCGGGGAGGCGTCCTGCTGCACTGTGCCGCCGGCCGCGACCGCAGCGGACTGGTGGCCGCCATGGTGCAGGACCTGGCGGGCGACTCCGACCAGGCCATCGCGGAGGGGTACCGGCGGGCAGCCCGCGGCATCAACGAGCGCTACCGCACGCACGGGCCGCCGCACAGCCGGGAACAGTACCTCGACGAAGCGGAACTCGCGCCCCTGTTGGAACAGCGCGGGCTCGCTGTGGTGGAGTTTGTCCGGGAACTGGACACCCAGAATTACCTGCTGGCGAATGGACTCAGTCCTTCGGAACTTGACGCTGTCATGGTGCTGTCCGGAGCTGCCTACGCAAAGG
This window encodes:
- a CDS encoding thiolase family protein — its product is MAATAGPQAFLVGGVRTPVGRYGGALSSVRPDDLAALVVREAVERAGLDPESIDEVILGNANGAGEENRNVARMATLLAGLPLHIPGITVNRLCASGLSAIIQASHMIKAGAADIVIAGGVESMSRAPWVQEKPTAAFAKPGQIFDTSIGWRFTNPQFQHGGLSRDGKMTYSMPETAEEVARVDGISREDADAFAVRSHQLALDAIEAGRFKDEIVPVTVKSRKSETVVDTDEGPRPGTSLDVLAGLKPVAHGGSVVTAGNSSSLNDGASAIIVASEAALERLGLTPRARIIDGASAGCEPEIMGIGPVPATQKVLKRSGLSVGDLAAVELNEAFATQSLACIRRLGLEPEIVNRDGGAIALGHPLGSSGSRLAITLLGRMEREGARIGLATMCVGVGQGTAMLLEKI
- a CDS encoding enoyl-CoA hydratase/isomerase family protein gives rise to the protein MGAAVDLASEDFTALLVEERDDRVVVLLNRPEVKNAIDQQMVDELHTVCAALEQNPRVLIIAGVDGVFASGADIAQLRERRRDNALQGINSTIFVRIARLPMPVIAALDGYCLGGGAELAYAADFRIGTPNVRIGNPETGLGILAAAGASWRLKELVGEPLAKQILLAGLVLGAGEARAANLITEIHDPADLLDAAHSLADRIGRQEPLAVRITKSVFHAPAEAHPLIDQLAQGILFESQAKFDRMQAFLDRNAAKKAQAASANPADGK
- a CDS encoding 3-hydroxyacyl-CoA dehydrogenase family protein → MTNHEVPASLPAGLPPYVGVLGGGRMGAGIAHAFLIKGANVLVVERDDVSAEAARERVESAAAKSIERGATDANLDELVSRLDVTVDYDDFKDRQLVVEAVPEDWDLKVTALRGIEERLTGDAFIASNTSSLSVNGLARELKRPENFLGLHFFNPVPASTLIEVVLGERTSPELAAAAKSWVEALGKTAVVVNDAPGFASSRLGVAIALEAMRMVEEGVASAGDIDAAMVLGYKHPTGPLKTTDIVGLDVRLGIAEYLHSTLGERFAPPQILRDKVARGELGRKTGKGFFDWPS
- a CDS encoding DUF6480 family protein; the encoded protein is MSGQNPDPEEDKLTGLEPGGGVPPGETPPGEASTSTTQGHDEHGTRKGTQFLWIAIIGVVVLLCLLYFIGYIVGFLD
- a CDS encoding GNAT family N-acetyltransferase, producing MTFLEPLTLTGRCVILEPLAEEHHDGLVDAASDGELWKLWYTSVPAPDAMAGEIRRRLSLQEQGSMLPFTTRLIDAATGGPGRIIGMTTYMNIDAATPRVEIGSTWNAASVQGTGTNPDSKLLLLRHAFEVIGCPAVEFRTHWLNHQSREAIARLGAKQDGVLRSHSRTSDGNLRDTVVFSILDHEWPAVRAGLEYRLDRRG
- a CDS encoding SGNH/GDSL hydrolase family protein, translated to MGIAALRRRIPAFAAGLASLAIALGAAAIPAEAAPQARDVDYVALGDSYTAGIGAGPYDATETCIQTSGGYVDMVGKTGRVDLLVNAACSGAELAGGPTSVAAQLSDPKTLAALSDAELVSITAGANDLGFAQIIGICATLSPTDCENAVRAATSEASLHALTLALAGTYKAIQAAAPDAKIVVLGYPLLFDTTDPAVTLPIPLASQKLINFGTIAINGAIEDAVSFANNKYGTNAVYVDVTNRFAGHEVNSGDPWIFFAAYVNATGTVQLDPRSFHPNEDGHRAYASALLASVKLGQLVRS
- a CDS encoding tyrosine-protein phosphatase, with amino-acid sequence MDWDGAVNAWHVSGGIYRMGRREWLTEAGWKQAFDDGVRTVIDLRNAAEGQRRDTDPVVPAAARAGIDVVQAPTEEPDDPRFTEVTGPYLNDPAHYGENARLFPEKLVGVFRSIAVAAPRGGVLLHCAAGRDRSGLVAAMVQDLAGDSDQAIAEGYRRAARGINERYRTHGPPHSREQYLDEAELAPLLEQRGLAVVEFVRELDTQNYLLANGLSPSELDAVMVLSGAAYAKESR